In Populus nigra chromosome 10, ddPopNigr1.1, whole genome shotgun sequence, the following proteins share a genomic window:
- the LOC133705083 gene encoding uncharacterized protein LOC133705083 encodes MEMLKLSKFKLQLQALAIEVGGLREREQSATEQCRILIQKQKQTDEEYRRELQELQSELASSNELHQKLLRKVSYLQNDNALLEDKHKDLKGTIQSLLQSKESFVNSYQELTCEMKRSIEAGDRKLIVLSEKINSHLSLFDSIEREALSIKQLVDKVQLLVSEKEGVVAGLRSKMDRVSAFENVFFERIRNLENRLKGDEDEFRRKERIISELEEQLEVAKLNNRCQTQIEELQKTLFAKDAVIQNLISEKEALHCEVGGLAIILQKIQETVVNMNEEDKRIFSSLLECQGDCDMVVTKEDTDRIEDLVQNSGEPSPNKASSMGTGENRGWGHNSDGNILQEDNRSNSSVAEPTCSPLQSPCSELHSAANGPSISVNNTKVNRTAIAHHLDSECSTTQAETSQDPC; translated from the exons ATGGAGATGCTTAAACTGTCGAAATTCAAGCTCCAGCTCCAAGCCCTAGCTATCGAGGTCGGAGGTCTCAGG GAGAGAGAACAGTCGGCCACTGAGCAATGCCGAATTCTAATTCAGAAACAGAAGCAAACAGACGAGGAATACCGCAGGGAGTTGCAGGAATTACAATCGGAGTTGGCTTCCTCCAATGAATTGCACCAAAAGCTCCTAAGGAAG GTCAGTTACCTTCAAAATGATAACGCCTTGCTCGAAGACAAGCACAAAGATTTGAAAGGAACAATACAAAGCCTGCTTCAATCGAAAGAAAGTTTTGTAAATTCCTACCAG GAATTAACCTGCGAAATGAAACGTTCGATTGAAGCCGGAGATAGAAAGCTCATTGTCCTATCAGAGAAGATAAACTCTCACCTGTCTTTATTTGATTCCATAGAAAGGGAGGCTTTGTCTATCAAGCAACTTGTGGATAAAGTGCAACTCCTTGTTAGTGAAAAAGAGGGAGTAG TTGCTGGCTTACGGAGCAAGATGGACAGGGTTTCTgcttttgaaaatgtattttttg AAAGGATCCGCAACTTGGAAAATAGATTAAAAGGTGACGAGGATGAGTTCCGAAGAAAGGAGAGAATCATTTCAGAGCTAGAAGAGCAGCTGGAAGTGGCAAAACTTAATAACAGATGTCAAACTCAAATCGAAGAG CTTCAGAAAACTCTATTTGCAAAGGATGCAGTAATACAGAATCTAATTTCTGAGAAAGAG GCATTGCACTGTGAAGTGGGGGGTTTAGCAATAATATTACAGAAGATTCAGGAGACTGTTGTAAATATGAATGAagag GATAAAAGGATATTCTCCTCGTTACTAGAGTGCCAAGGAGACTGTGATATGGTTGTGACAAAGGAAGATACTGACAG GATTGAAGACTTAGTTCAAAACAGTGGAGAGCCATCTCCCAACAAAGCTTCCAGTATGGGAACAGGAGAAAATCGAG GTTGGGGGCATAATTCAGATGGAAACATCTTGCAAGAGGACAATCGCTCCAACTCCAGCGTGGCAGAG CCCACATGTTCTCCCTTGCAGTCACCTTGCTCTGAACTTCACTCTGCAGCTAATGGTCCAAGCATTTCTGTAAACAACACGAAG GTTAACCGCACCGCAATAGCACACCACTTGGATTCTGAGTGTTCAACGACCCAGGCGGAGACCTCACAAGATCCATGTTAA
- the LOC133704870 gene encoding uncharacterized protein LOC133704870 isoform X1: MGACVSTPEGCARCRLSSSEKIKLRRKGKENTTVKRRSVPPCRDDRSDGHAPAAPPLRLPSSTNPTFEAGNIEEPWFDSASKFESDCDEDFESFPDDVLSLNGFEGASLSSIASGRVANHGDYNNVNMQDSSFTDQMQQAGDLSGNSTHGPVSNFTKQSNIQVLNSDYVDSLSKSDGLSNEVKQPVFLDEITSVDENAGKEEGLLDICGTIPGNCLPCLASAVPSVEKRRSLSSSSPSARKKGALKPPFKWKEGNSSNTLFSSKTILHRPQAGSQVPFCPVEKKMLDCWSQIEPSSFKIRGKNYFRDKKKEFAPNCAAYYPFGVDVFLSPRKIDHIARFLNLPAINSAGKVPPILVVNVQIPLYPAAIFQSETDGEGANFVLFFKLSDSYSKELPTHFQESIRRLIDDEVERVKGFRVDTTIPFRERLKILGRVANVEDLHLSAAERKLMQAYNEKPVLSRPQHEFYLGHNYFEIDIDMHRFSYISRKGFEAFLDRLKICVLDVGLTIQGNKVEELPEQILCCIRLNGIDYMNYHQLFSEEPTDSLSG; this comes from the exons atgggGGCCTGTGTGTCAACTCCAGAGGGGTGTGCTCGTTGCAGATTGAGTTCTTCAGAAAAGATAAAGTTACGCAGGAAAGGCAAGGAAAATACTACTGTCAAGAGAAGATCAGTGCCGCCATGTAGAGATGACAGGTCTGATGGCCATGCTCCTGCTGCTCCTCCGCTTCGTCTCCCTTCCTCCACCAACCCCACTTTTGAAG CAGGAAATATCGAGGAGCCATGGTTTGACTCAGCTTCAAAATTTGAGTCTGATTGCGATGAAGATTTTGAAAGTTTTCCAGATG ATGTCTTATCTCTAAATGGCTTTGAAGGTGCATCACTGTCAAGTATTGCATCTGGCAGAGTTGCCAATCATGGAGACTATAATAATGTCAATATGCAAGATTCCTCCTTCACTGATCAGATGCAGCAGGCGGGGGATTTATCTGGAAATTCCACACATGGCCCTGTTAGTAACTTCACTAAACAATCAAATATTCAGGTCCTCAATTCAGATTATGTCGATTCCCTATCCAAATCTGATGGACTTTCAAATGAAGTAAAGCAACCAGTGTTCCTTGATGAAATCACCTCTGTGGATGAAAATGCTGGGAAGGAGGAAGGATTATTAGACATCTGTGGAACTATTCCAGGCAACTGCTTGCCTTGTCTCGCCTCAGCTGTTCCATCGGTTGAAAAGAGAAGATCGCTAAGCTCTAGTTCACCAAGTGCAAGGAAAAAGGGTGCCTTAAAACCCCCATTCAAGTGGAAGGAAGGGAATTCTAGCAACACTTTAT TTTCTTCAAAGACGATTCTGCACAGACCACAAGCAGGGTCACAAGTACCCTTTTGTCCGGTGGAGAAAAAAATGCTTGATTGTTGGTCGCAAATCGAGCCGTCTAGTTTTAAAATTCGAGGAAAGAATTATTTCAG GGACAAGAAGAAGGAATTTGCTCCTAACTGTGCTGCATACTATCCATTTGGTGTTGATGTGTTCTTGTCTCCACGAAAAATTGATCATATAGCTCGGTTTCTGAACCTCCCTGCTATTAACTCTGCCGGGAAGGTCCCACCTATCCTTGTTGTAAATGTTCag ATTCCACTGTATCCTGCCGCAATTTTTCAGAGTGAAACAGATGGAGAAGGagcaaattttgttttgttttttaagcttTCTGACAGTTACTCTAAGGAACTTCCAACCCACTTTCAAGAAAGCATCAGA CGATTAATTGATGATGAAGTTGAAAGGGTCAAAGGTTTTCGTGTAGATACAACTATACCTTTCCGAGAAAGGTTGAAGATATTGGGCCGTGTTGCAAATGTAGAAGATCTTCATTTAAGTGCTGCAGAAAGGAAGCTCATGCAGGCTTACAATGAGAAACCTGTTCTTTCACGTCCGCAACATGAGTTCTACTTG GGACATAATTACTTCGAGATTGACATCGACATGCACAGGTTCAGTTACATCTCTAGGAAAGGTTTTGAAGCATTCCTAGACAGGCTTAAAATTTGCGTGTTGGATGTTGGACTCACAATTCAG GGGAACAAAGTCGAAGAGTTGCCGGAGCAGATTTTGTGTTGTATTAGATTAAACGGGATTGATTACATGAATTACCACCAGTTGTTTAGTGAAGAGCCCACTGATTCTTTAAGTGGCTGA
- the LOC133704870 gene encoding uncharacterized protein LOC133704870 isoform X2, with translation MGACVSTPEGCARCRLSSSEKIKLRRKGKENTTVKRRSVPPCRDDRSDGHAPAAPPLRLPSSTNPTFEGNIEEPWFDSASKFESDCDEDFESFPDDVLSLNGFEGASLSSIASGRVANHGDYNNVNMQDSSFTDQMQQAGDLSGNSTHGPVSNFTKQSNIQVLNSDYVDSLSKSDGLSNEVKQPVFLDEITSVDENAGKEEGLLDICGTIPGNCLPCLASAVPSVEKRRSLSSSSPSARKKGALKPPFKWKEGNSSNTLFSSKTILHRPQAGSQVPFCPVEKKMLDCWSQIEPSSFKIRGKNYFRDKKKEFAPNCAAYYPFGVDVFLSPRKIDHIARFLNLPAINSAGKVPPILVVNVQIPLYPAAIFQSETDGEGANFVLFFKLSDSYSKELPTHFQESIRRLIDDEVERVKGFRVDTTIPFRERLKILGRVANVEDLHLSAAERKLMQAYNEKPVLSRPQHEFYLGHNYFEIDIDMHRFSYISRKGFEAFLDRLKICVLDVGLTIQGNKVEELPEQILCCIRLNGIDYMNYHQLFSEEPTDSLSG, from the exons atgggGGCCTGTGTGTCAACTCCAGAGGGGTGTGCTCGTTGCAGATTGAGTTCTTCAGAAAAGATAAAGTTACGCAGGAAAGGCAAGGAAAATACTACTGTCAAGAGAAGATCAGTGCCGCCATGTAGAGATGACAGGTCTGATGGCCATGCTCCTGCTGCTCCTCCGCTTCGTCTCCCTTCCTCCACCAACCCCACTTTTGAAG GAAATATCGAGGAGCCATGGTTTGACTCAGCTTCAAAATTTGAGTCTGATTGCGATGAAGATTTTGAAAGTTTTCCAGATG ATGTCTTATCTCTAAATGGCTTTGAAGGTGCATCACTGTCAAGTATTGCATCTGGCAGAGTTGCCAATCATGGAGACTATAATAATGTCAATATGCAAGATTCCTCCTTCACTGATCAGATGCAGCAGGCGGGGGATTTATCTGGAAATTCCACACATGGCCCTGTTAGTAACTTCACTAAACAATCAAATATTCAGGTCCTCAATTCAGATTATGTCGATTCCCTATCCAAATCTGATGGACTTTCAAATGAAGTAAAGCAACCAGTGTTCCTTGATGAAATCACCTCTGTGGATGAAAATGCTGGGAAGGAGGAAGGATTATTAGACATCTGTGGAACTATTCCAGGCAACTGCTTGCCTTGTCTCGCCTCAGCTGTTCCATCGGTTGAAAAGAGAAGATCGCTAAGCTCTAGTTCACCAAGTGCAAGGAAAAAGGGTGCCTTAAAACCCCCATTCAAGTGGAAGGAAGGGAATTCTAGCAACACTTTAT TTTCTTCAAAGACGATTCTGCACAGACCACAAGCAGGGTCACAAGTACCCTTTTGTCCGGTGGAGAAAAAAATGCTTGATTGTTGGTCGCAAATCGAGCCGTCTAGTTTTAAAATTCGAGGAAAGAATTATTTCAG GGACAAGAAGAAGGAATTTGCTCCTAACTGTGCTGCATACTATCCATTTGGTGTTGATGTGTTCTTGTCTCCACGAAAAATTGATCATATAGCTCGGTTTCTGAACCTCCCTGCTATTAACTCTGCCGGGAAGGTCCCACCTATCCTTGTTGTAAATGTTCag ATTCCACTGTATCCTGCCGCAATTTTTCAGAGTGAAACAGATGGAGAAGGagcaaattttgttttgttttttaagcttTCTGACAGTTACTCTAAGGAACTTCCAACCCACTTTCAAGAAAGCATCAGA CGATTAATTGATGATGAAGTTGAAAGGGTCAAAGGTTTTCGTGTAGATACAACTATACCTTTCCGAGAAAGGTTGAAGATATTGGGCCGTGTTGCAAATGTAGAAGATCTTCATTTAAGTGCTGCAGAAAGGAAGCTCATGCAGGCTTACAATGAGAAACCTGTTCTTTCACGTCCGCAACATGAGTTCTACTTG GGACATAATTACTTCGAGATTGACATCGACATGCACAGGTTCAGTTACATCTCTAGGAAAGGTTTTGAAGCATTCCTAGACAGGCTTAAAATTTGCGTGTTGGATGTTGGACTCACAATTCAG GGGAACAAAGTCGAAGAGTTGCCGGAGCAGATTTTGTGTTGTATTAGATTAAACGGGATTGATTACATGAATTACCACCAGTTGTTTAGTGAAGAGCCCACTGATTCTTTAAGTGGCTGA